Proteins from a single region of Diaphorobacter limosus:
- a CDS encoding EI24 domain-containing protein: protein MLAGMGPLLDSFWRAVGYCLMPRIIALSLLPLILITLVAAGGAHFYWAAAVAWTQAQLEGANWLQLLWGWLHHFGVDNLPVMLAPLLVLMLAIPIIVIVCVLVVAVLMAPSIVSLVAQRRFEQLERKRGGTLFISVLWSLGSTLAAILALVLSMPLWLVPPLVLVLPPLIWGWLTYRVMAFDALAEHASKPERQEIFKRHRLSLLAIGILTGLLGAAPGIVWASGVVFAAAFFVLVPVAIWIYTLVFAFSSLWFTHYCLAALQRLREQGGDAGARAVPAPPVIATSAPPALAAPPSSGPQLP from the coding sequence ATGCTTGCGGGTATGGGGCCACTCTTAGATTCTTTCTGGCGCGCCGTGGGCTATTGCCTGATGCCGCGCATCATTGCGCTATCGTTGTTGCCACTGATCCTGATCACCCTGGTGGCCGCAGGCGGGGCGCATTTCTATTGGGCAGCGGCCGTGGCCTGGACACAGGCCCAGCTGGAGGGTGCCAACTGGCTCCAGCTATTGTGGGGCTGGCTGCACCACTTTGGCGTGGACAACCTGCCCGTGATGCTGGCGCCGCTGCTGGTGCTCATGCTGGCCATACCCATCATCGTCATTGTCTGTGTGCTGGTCGTGGCCGTGCTGATGGCGCCCTCCATCGTGTCATTGGTTGCGCAGCGGCGCTTCGAACAACTGGAGCGCAAGCGCGGCGGCACCTTGTTCATCAGCGTGCTGTGGTCGCTTGGCTCCACCCTGGCGGCGATCCTGGCCTTGGTGCTTTCCATGCCGCTGTGGTTGGTTCCGCCCCTGGTGCTAGTGCTGCCGCCGCTGATCTGGGGCTGGCTGACCTATCGGGTGATGGCCTTTGATGCGCTGGCCGAGCATGCCAGCAAGCCAGAGCGGCAGGAGATCTTCAAGCGCCACCGCCTCAGCCTGCTGGCCATAGGCATTCTGACCGGGCTGTTGGGCGCCGCGCCAGGCATCGTCTGGGCCTCGGGGGTGGTGTTCGCGGCGGCTTTCTTTGTGCTGGTGCCGGTGGCGATCTGGATCTACACGCTGGTATTTGCCTTTTCCTCGCTGTGGTTCACGCACTATTGCCTGGCAGCGCTTCAGCGGCTGCGCGAGCAGGGCGGTGATGCGGGAGCCAGAGCCGTGCCGGCCCCACCGGTCATCGCCACCAGCGCACCGCCTGCACTGGCCGCTCCCCCGTCTTCAGGCCCACAGCTCCCATGA
- the xth gene encoding exodeoxyribonuclease III codes for MQIATWNVNSLSVRLPQVLAWLAANPVDALGLQELKLVDDKFPHDAFEAAGYHAVCFGQKTYNGVAIVSRTPARGVVRNIPGFGDEQARVIAATLDTADGPLRLVNCYFVNGQAPGTDKFAYKLEWLAALQDWLRDELAAHPRLALVGDFNIAPEDRDSYDPVGLKDTIHHTVEERAHFQRLLDLGLTDAFRLFEQPEKSYSWWDYRMLGFQKNRGLRIDHILVSQALRAGVTACHVDRAPRKNPQPSDHAPVVATLG; via the coding sequence ATGCAAATCGCCACCTGGAACGTCAACTCCCTATCCGTGCGCCTGCCCCAGGTGCTGGCCTGGCTGGCCGCCAACCCCGTCGATGCCCTGGGCCTGCAGGAGCTCAAGCTGGTGGACGATAAGTTTCCGCACGACGCCTTCGAGGCCGCCGGCTACCACGCCGTCTGCTTTGGCCAGAAGACCTACAACGGCGTGGCCATCGTCAGCCGCACGCCGGCGCGCGGCGTGGTGCGCAACATCCCCGGGTTTGGCGACGAGCAGGCGCGTGTCATCGCCGCCACGCTGGATACCGCAGATGGCCCGCTGCGCCTGGTCAACTGTTACTTCGTCAACGGACAGGCGCCGGGCACGGACAAGTTTGCCTACAAGCTTGAGTGGCTGGCCGCGCTGCAGGACTGGCTGCGCGACGAGCTGGCAGCGCACCCGCGCCTGGCGCTGGTGGGCGACTTCAACATCGCGCCCGAGGATCGCGACTCCTACGACCCGGTGGGCCTGAAGGACACGATTCACCACACGGTGGAGGAACGCGCGCATTTCCAGCGGCTGCTGGACCTGGGCCTGACGGATGCCTTCCGCCTGTTCGAGCAGCCCGAGAAGAGCTACTCATGGTGGGACTACCGCATGCTGGGCTTTCAGAAGAACCGCGGCCTGCGCATCGACCATATCCTGGTCAGCCAGGCCCTGCGCGCCGGTGTGACCGCCTGCCATGTGGACCGCGCGCCGCGCAAGAACCCCCAACCGAGCGACCATGCGCCCGTGGTAGCCACGCTGGGCTGA
- a CDS encoding YncE family protein → MFMVACWACGLQAAQPPVFVLNSLQADISVIDPESWVETARIPTGKEPHHLYLTPDEKSLIVANALGDSLTFVDPATAQVQRTVRGIVDPYHLRFSPDMHWLVTAANRLNHVDFYRWDGQNLTLVQRVPTGKTPSHLWIDSGSRVLYASMQDSDELVAIDIGTQKVLWRTSTGAMPADVYGSPDGKRIFVGLTGSDSVEVFDISGEQPRSVQRIKTGSGAHAFRAAGDGRHLFVSNRVANTISKVDMQALRVVDSYPAPGGPDCMDVSTDGRWIYVSARWARKLLVIDTVERKVARSIPVGKSPHGVWTLKHAKR, encoded by the coding sequence ATGTTCATGGTCGCCTGCTGGGCATGCGGGCTGCAGGCAGCACAGCCGCCGGTGTTTGTGCTCAATTCCCTGCAGGCCGACATCAGCGTGATCGACCCGGAGAGTTGGGTCGAGACGGCGCGCATCCCCACCGGCAAGGAGCCGCACCATCTTTACCTGACGCCGGATGAAAAATCGCTCATCGTTGCCAATGCTCTCGGCGACAGCCTGACCTTTGTCGATCCGGCCACGGCCCAGGTGCAGCGCACGGTGCGTGGCATTGTGGATCCCTATCACCTGCGGTTCTCGCCCGACATGCATTGGCTGGTGACTGCGGCCAACCGGCTTAACCATGTCGATTTTTACCGTTGGGACGGCCAGAACCTGACGCTGGTGCAGCGCGTGCCCACGGGCAAGACGCCCAGCCATCTGTGGATAGACAGCGGCAGCCGTGTACTGTATGCGTCCATGCAGGACAGTGACGAGTTGGTCGCCATCGACATCGGTACGCAGAAAGTCCTGTGGCGCACCAGCACCGGCGCCATGCCCGCCGACGTGTACGGTAGCCCGGATGGCAAGCGCATATTTGTCGGGCTCACCGGTAGCGACAGCGTGGAGGTGTTCGATATATCGGGCGAGCAGCCACGCAGCGTGCAGCGCATCAAAACCGGCAGTGGCGCTCACGCCTTTCGCGCCGCCGGCGACGGACGGCATCTGTTCGTCAGCAACCGGGTGGCCAACACCATCAGCAAGGTCGATATGCAGGCATTGCGCGTTGTGGACTCTTACCCTGCGCCGGGTGGGCCCGATTGCATGGATGTTTCGACCGATGGACGCTGGATCTATGTGAGCGCGCGCTGGGCGCGCAAGCTGCTTGTGATCGACACCGTGGAGCGCAAGGTGGCACGATCCATCCCAGTGGGCAAGTCGCCCCACGGTGTCTGGACGCTGAAACATGCCAAACGCTGA
- the ntrC gene encoding nitrogen regulation protein NR(I), with the protein MKPIWIVDDDASIRFVLEKALAREHLPTRSFTQPREVLDALAEAGEPGPAALVSDIRMPGGSGLQLLEQLRARLPGLPVIIITAYSDLDSAVSAYQGGAFEYLPKPFDVPKAVELIRRAVQESQREEVAEQQLAATPEMLGQAGAMQDVFRAIGRLSQSAVTVLITGESGTGKELVARALHKHSPVAGGPFVAINTAAIPKDLLESELFGHERGAFTGAQAQRRGRFEQAEGGTLFLDEIGDMPFDLQTRLLRVLSDGQFYRVGGHAPVKAHVRVIAATHQNLEQRVKDGSFREDLLHRLNVIRLRLPALRERSEDVPMLTRHFLQRSAAQLAVAPKRISDAALARLTRFAFPGNVRQLENICHWLTVMAPAQVISEQDLPPEVLPAGEAPPDARAAPETQAGNSQGWESALEREAGQLLASGRSDVWDLLTRRFESRLITTALQATQGRRMEAAQRLGIGRNTITRKIQELGLDAPSEE; encoded by the coding sequence ATGAAGCCGATCTGGATCGTGGACGACGACGCCTCCATCCGCTTCGTGTTGGAAAAGGCGCTGGCGCGCGAACACCTGCCCACGCGCAGCTTCACCCAGCCGCGCGAGGTGCTGGACGCTCTGGCCGAGGCCGGCGAGCCGGGCCCGGCGGCGCTGGTCAGCGACATACGCATGCCCGGCGGCTCGGGTCTGCAGCTCTTGGAGCAGCTGCGCGCGCGCCTGCCCGGCCTGCCGGTGATCATCATCACCGCCTATTCCGACCTGGACAGCGCCGTCTCGGCCTACCAGGGCGGCGCCTTTGAATACCTGCCCAAGCCGTTTGACGTGCCCAAGGCGGTGGAGCTGATCCGCCGCGCCGTGCAGGAAAGCCAGCGCGAGGAGGTGGCCGAGCAGCAGCTGGCCGCCACCCCCGAGATGCTGGGCCAGGCCGGCGCCATGCAGGACGTGTTCCGCGCCATCGGCCGGCTGAGCCAGAGCGCGGTCACGGTGCTCATCACCGGCGAATCGGGCACCGGCAAGGAGCTGGTGGCGCGTGCGCTGCACAAGCATTCGCCGGTGGCGGGCGGGCCTTTCGTGGCCATCAACACCGCAGCGATTCCGAAGGACCTGCTGGAAAGCGAACTCTTCGGCCACGAGCGCGGCGCCTTCACCGGCGCGCAGGCGCAGCGGCGCGGGCGCTTCGAACAGGCCGAGGGCGGCACCTTGTTCCTCGACGAAATTGGCGACATGCCGTTTGACCTGCAGACGCGGCTGCTGCGCGTGCTCTCGGATGGCCAGTTCTACCGCGTGGGCGGCCATGCCCCGGTCAAGGCCCATGTGCGCGTGATTGCCGCCACGCACCAGAACCTGGAGCAGCGCGTCAAGGACGGCAGCTTTCGCGAGGATTTGCTGCACCGCCTGAACGTGATCCGCCTGCGCCTGCCTGCGCTGCGCGAGCGCAGCGAGGACGTGCCCATGCTCACGCGTCACTTCTTGCAGCGCAGCGCGGCGCAGCTGGCGGTGGCGCCCAAGCGCATCTCGGACGCGGCGCTGGCGCGCCTGACGCGCTTTGCCTTTCCCGGCAACGTGCGCCAGCTGGAGAACATCTGCCACTGGCTCACCGTGATGGCGCCGGCGCAGGTCATCTCCGAGCAGGATCTGCCGCCCGAGGTGCTGCCGGCCGGCGAAGCGCCGCCGGACGCGCGCGCAGCCCCGGAAACGCAAGCCGGCAACAGCCAGGGCTGGGAGAGCGCGTTGGAGCGCGAGGCCGGCCAGCTGCTGGCCAGCGGCCGCAGCGATGTGTGGGATCTGCTCACCCGCCGCTTCGAGTCGCGCCTGATCACCACCGCCCTGCAGGCCACGCAGGGCCGGCGCATGGAGGCCGCGCAGCGCCTGGGCATAGGCCGCAACACCATCACGCGCAAGATCCAGGAGCTTGGTCTGGATGCCCCAAGTGAGGAGTAA
- a CDS encoding 16S rRNA pseudouridine(516) synthase, which yields MQLQDILYSQGFGTRRVCAGLIQQGWVSVYQANLPEPMTCLEATQDFQAQDLVLRVQGFDWPYQAKAYVMLHKPVGTECSQKPSAYPSVYTLLPAPLRQRPSKGAVSGVQAVGRLDQDTTGLLLLSDDGQFIHRMSSPKKHVPKVYQVTTKHPVTAAQIERLQAGVVLDDDPRPVRAAACVQLDERCIDLTLTEGKYHQVKRMIAAVGNRVEALHRSRIGGLSLPDDLQPGQWRWLTAQQIALLT from the coding sequence ATGCAACTTCAAGATATTCTTTATTCACAGGGCTTTGGCACTCGCCGTGTTTGTGCGGGTTTGATTCAACAAGGCTGGGTATCCGTGTATCAGGCGAACCTTCCGGAGCCGATGACATGCCTGGAAGCGACGCAAGACTTTCAGGCGCAGGATTTGGTGCTGCGTGTCCAGGGTTTCGACTGGCCGTACCAGGCCAAGGCCTATGTGATGCTGCATAAACCCGTCGGCACGGAATGTTCACAAAAGCCATCAGCCTATCCCAGTGTGTATACGCTACTGCCGGCGCCACTGCGGCAGCGGCCGAGCAAGGGCGCGGTGAGTGGTGTGCAGGCTGTTGGGCGGCTGGATCAGGATACGACCGGCTTGCTGCTGCTCAGTGATGATGGACAGTTCATTCATCGCATGAGTTCACCCAAGAAGCATGTCCCCAAGGTGTATCAGGTGACGACCAAACATCCAGTGACCGCCGCGCAGATTGAACGTTTACAGGCTGGAGTGGTACTGGATGACGACCCGCGCCCGGTACGGGCTGCTGCCTGCGTGCAGCTGGATGAGCGGTGCATTGACTTGACACTGACAGAGGGCAAGTACCACCAGGTCAAGCGCATGATTGCCGCCGTGGGCAATCGCGTCGAGGCACTGCATCGTTCCCGTATCGGTGGCTTGTCATTGCCTGACGACTTGCAGCCAGGGCAGTGGCGGTGGCTGACTGCGCAGCAGATCGCGCTGCTCACATAG
- the glnA gene encoding type I glutamate--ammonia ligase, protein MAKTVADVMKMVEENEVKFVDLRFTDTRGKEQHVTVPVSHFDEDKFSSGHAFDGSSVAGWKGIEASDMQLMPDPSTANIDPFFEETTLFLQCDVVEPGDGKAYDRDPRSIAKRAEAYLKASGLGDTAYFGPEPEFFIFDGVRWSNEPGKVFFEIEEYEAPWNSGTKFESGNRGHRPTTKGGYFPVPPVDSTQDMRAEMVLILEQLGIPVEVFHHEVAGAGQNEIGTRFSTLVERADWTQVLKYVVWNVANAYGKTATFMPKPYAGDNGSGMHVHQSIWKDGKNLFAGDGYAGLSDFALYYIGGIIHHARALNAITNPGTNSYKRLVPGYEAPVKLAYSSRNRSASIRIPYVANPKGRRIEARFPDPLANPYLCFSALMMAGLDGVENKIHPGEAATKDLYHLPPEEDKLVPTVCHSLDQALEALDKDRGFLTKGGVFSDNMLDAYIELKMGEVQRFRMAPHPVEYDMYYSL, encoded by the coding sequence ATGGCCAAGACCGTTGCAGACGTGATGAAGATGGTGGAGGAGAACGAAGTCAAGTTCGTGGACTTGCGCTTCACCGATACGCGCGGCAAGGAGCAGCACGTGACGGTGCCTGTTTCTCACTTCGATGAAGACAAGTTCAGTTCCGGCCATGCCTTTGATGGCTCGTCCGTCGCCGGCTGGAAGGGCATCGAGGCCTCGGACATGCAGCTGATGCCCGACCCGAGCACGGCCAACATCGACCCCTTCTTTGAGGAAACCACGCTGTTCCTGCAGTGCGACGTGGTGGAGCCCGGCGACGGCAAGGCCTACGACCGCGACCCGCGCTCCATCGCCAAGCGCGCCGAGGCTTACCTGAAGGCTTCCGGCCTGGGCGACACGGCCTACTTCGGCCCCGAACCCGAGTTCTTCATCTTTGACGGCGTGCGCTGGAGCAACGAACCGGGCAAGGTGTTCTTCGAGATCGAGGAATACGAAGCCCCTTGGAACAGCGGCACCAAGTTCGAAAGCGGCAACCGCGGCCACCGCCCCACCACCAAGGGCGGCTACTTCCCCGTGCCGCCGGTGGACAGCACGCAGGACATGCGCGCCGAGATGGTGCTGATCCTCGAGCAGTTGGGCATTCCGGTCGAAGTCTTCCACCACGAGGTGGCCGGCGCTGGTCAGAACGAGATCGGCACGCGCTTCTCCACCCTGGTCGAGCGCGCCGACTGGACCCAGGTGCTGAAGTATGTGGTGTGGAACGTGGCCAACGCCTATGGCAAGACGGCTACCTTCATGCCCAAGCCCTATGCCGGCGACAACGGATCGGGCATGCATGTGCACCAGTCCATCTGGAAGGACGGTAAAAACCTGTTCGCGGGTGACGGCTACGCCGGCCTGTCGGATTTTGCGCTGTACTACATCGGCGGCATCATCCACCACGCCCGCGCGCTGAACGCCATCACCAATCCCGGCACCAACAGCTACAAGCGCCTGGTGCCCGGCTACGAGGCACCGGTGAAGCTGGCCTACAGCTCGCGCAACCGCTCGGCCTCGATCCGCATCCCCTATGTGGCCAACCCCAAGGGCCGCCGCATCGAGGCGCGCTTCCCCGATCCCCTGGCCAACCCCTATCTGTGCTTCTCGGCACTGATGATGGCCGGCCTGGACGGCGTGGAGAACAAGATCCATCCGGGCGAGGCCGCCACCAAGGATCTGTACCACCTGCCGCCCGAAGAGGACAAACTGGTGCCCACCGTGTGCCATAGCCTGGATCAGGCGCTGGAGGCGCTGGACAAGGATCGCGGCTTCCTGACCAAGGGCGGCGTGTTCTCCGACAACATGCTGGACGCCTACATCGAGCTGAAGATGGGCGAGGTGCAGCGCTTCCGCATGGCGCCGCACCCGGTTGAGTACGACATGTACTACTCGCTGTAA
- a CDS encoding polysaccharide deacetylase family protein — translation MPNADRHSPSSRRVYIHFAIYLIAVCALPISAKAENACKGTVYLTFDTGHMGVASLVAEVLHRQGVQATFFAADEHTQTGGSSLDERWAPWWRARVAEGHEFASHTMHHVYWRGDAGTARQPSFRVRPTAGPQAGQNLTLTAAQYCAQIDAATQRLRTITGKEPLPMFRAPGGKTSPRLLRVAQSCGYHHVGWTPAGFLGDELPSERYSNAQLLQQALRAIHDGDVLLAHLGIWSRKDPWAPAVLEPLIQGLKERGLCFRTLREHPRFQAGLTSDDAARSGSGRR, via the coding sequence ATGCCAAACGCTGACCGCCATTCGCCGTCGTCACGCAGGGTCTATATTCATTTTGCTATATACTTAATAGCTGTTTGCGCTTTGCCGATAAGCGCAAAGGCGGAAAATGCCTGTAAAGGCACTGTCTACCTGACCTTTGATACCGGCCATATGGGCGTAGCCTCGTTGGTGGCCGAAGTGCTGCACCGGCAGGGCGTGCAGGCCACTTTTTTTGCCGCTGACGAGCATACCCAGACCGGAGGCAGCAGCCTGGATGAGCGTTGGGCCCCCTGGTGGCGCGCGCGGGTGGCCGAAGGGCACGAGTTCGCCTCGCACACGATGCACCATGTGTACTGGCGTGGCGACGCGGGTACGGCCCGGCAGCCGTCCTTCAGGGTCAGGCCCACCGCCGGCCCCCAGGCCGGGCAGAACCTGACCCTGACGGCGGCGCAATACTGTGCACAGATCGATGCCGCGACGCAGCGGCTGCGCACCATCACCGGCAAGGAGCCGTTGCCGATGTTTCGTGCACCGGGTGGCAAGACCTCGCCGCGCCTGTTGCGCGTGGCGCAATCCTGCGGCTACCACCATGTGGGCTGGACGCCTGCCGGTTTCCTGGGTGATGAGCTGCCGAGCGAGCGCTACAGCAACGCCCAGCTGCTTCAACAAGCCTTGCGCGCTATTCACGATGGCGACGTGCTGCTTGCACACCTGGGCATCTGGTCGCGCAAGGATCCCTGGGCGCCGGCCGTGCTCGAACCCCTGATCCAGGGCCTGAAGGAGCGTGGCCTGTGTTTTCGTACCCTGCGTGAGCATCCGCGCTTTCAGGCCGGGCTGACCTCTGATGACGCAGCCCGCAGTGGTTCCGGGCGTCGATGA
- the glnL gene encoding nitrogen regulation protein NR(II) — translation MSTLVAVLDAQGRVLYVNAALENALGLSRRMLLGADFAALFGDPATVQTALAAVRAQDYAQMRCEAALRRPQQEPLPVHAHIAPAEHAGEQVVELWPLLAQAHQDREERLLEQAQANKELIRNLAHEIKNPLGGIRGAAQLLQLELASPELAEYTQVIIHEADRLQHLVDRLLAPHRQPRLVGDVNIHEVCEHVCRLVLAEHPRGLVIQRDYDTSIPEFRGDRAQLVQALLNIVQNAAQALGERMAAGDAQITLRTRVARQVTLGRQRHRLALELHVIDNGPGVPEAIKERIFYPLVTGRGGGSGLGLPLAQAFVQHHQGMIDCESRPGCTDFRILIPLP, via the coding sequence CTGTCCACGCTCGTAGCCGTGCTGGATGCGCAGGGCAGGGTGCTGTATGTGAATGCCGCCCTGGAAAACGCCCTGGGCCTGTCGCGCCGGATGCTGCTGGGTGCTGACTTTGCTGCGCTGTTTGGCGACCCGGCCACCGTGCAGACCGCCCTGGCCGCGGTGCGCGCCCAGGACTATGCCCAGATGCGCTGCGAGGCCGCGTTGCGTCGCCCGCAGCAAGAACCCTTGCCGGTGCATGCGCATATCGCCCCGGCCGAACACGCTGGAGAACAGGTGGTCGAGCTGTGGCCGCTTCTGGCCCAGGCGCACCAGGACAGGGAGGAGCGCCTGCTGGAGCAGGCCCAGGCCAACAAAGAGCTGATACGCAACCTGGCGCATGAGATCAAGAACCCGCTGGGCGGCATACGCGGCGCGGCCCAGTTGCTGCAGCTGGAGCTGGCCAGCCCGGAGCTTGCCGAATACACCCAGGTCATCATCCACGAGGCCGATCGGCTGCAGCATCTGGTGGACAGGCTGCTGGCACCGCACCGCCAGCCGCGCCTGGTGGGCGATGTGAATATCCACGAGGTCTGCGAGCATGTCTGCCGCCTGGTGCTGGCCGAGCACCCGCGCGGCCTGGTGATCCAGCGCGACTACGACACCTCCATCCCCGAGTTCCGCGGCGACCGCGCGCAGCTCGTCCAGGCGCTGCTGAACATCGTGCAGAACGCCGCCCAGGCGCTGGGCGAACGCATGGCCGCTGGCGATGCGCAGATCACGCTGCGCACGCGCGTGGCGCGGCAGGTCACCCTGGGGCGCCAGCGGCACAGGCTGGCATTGGAATTGCATGTCATCGACAACGGCCCGGGCGTGCCCGAGGCCATCAAGGAGCGCATCTTTTATCCCCTGGTGACCGGCCGGGGTGGCGGTTCGGGCCTGGGCCTGCCGCTGGCGCAGGCCTTTGTGCAGCACCACCAGGGCATGATCGACTGCGAGAGCCGGCCGGGTTGTACGGACTTTCGCATCCTCATTCCATTGCCATGA
- a CDS encoding sterol desaturase family protein — MANALSWPSQWFDTAQQWLFEALVQPLLFALGQASVLEDAYAATGWLLVGLLQLAVMLVVIAPLERWRPVEPLRDHAAVRTDVIYTLIHRLGLVRVVLFFATAVLWDGLFGALRTHGWQTWQLDALWPGVTDQPLLSLLLYLLVFDLLDYWIHRGQHHFDWWWSLHSLHHSQRQMTQWSDSRNHLLDDLLRDAIIVSVAQCIGVAPGQFVAIVALTQLSENLHHANLRLWFGHWGERLWISPRFHRLHHAVGVGHESLAPAGPGTGSMALGGRNFGVLLPWWDMLFGTANFEHRYEPTGVRDQLEPGADGRLRDYGRGFWAQQWRGLLRLAGRG; from the coding sequence ATGGCAAACGCCCTGTCCTGGCCGAGTCAATGGTTCGACACCGCTCAGCAGTGGTTGTTCGAAGCCCTGGTGCAGCCCCTGCTGTTTGCGCTGGGCCAGGCCAGCGTGCTGGAGGATGCGTACGCCGCCACCGGCTGGCTGCTCGTGGGTTTGCTGCAACTGGCGGTGATGCTGGTCGTGATCGCCCCGCTGGAGCGCTGGCGCCCGGTGGAGCCGCTGCGCGATCATGCGGCGGTGCGGACCGATGTGATCTACACCTTGATCCATCGTCTGGGCCTGGTACGTGTAGTGCTGTTTTTCGCCACCGCCGTGCTCTGGGATGGTTTGTTTGGTGCCCTGCGCACGCATGGCTGGCAAACCTGGCAGCTCGACGCGCTATGGCCCGGTGTGACCGACCAGCCATTGCTCAGCCTGCTGCTGTATCTGCTGGTTTTCGATCTGCTGGATTACTGGATACATCGTGGCCAACACCATTTCGACTGGTGGTGGAGCCTGCATTCCCTGCACCATTCACAGCGCCAGATGACCCAGTGGAGCGACAGCCGCAATCACCTGCTGGACGACCTGCTGCGCGACGCCATCATCGTCAGCGTGGCGCAGTGCATAGGCGTGGCGCCGGGGCAGTTCGTGGCCATCGTCGCGCTGACGCAGCTCAGCGAAAACCTGCACCATGCCAACCTGCGCCTGTGGTTTGGCCACTGGGGCGAGCGCCTGTGGATCAGCCCGCGTTTTCACCGGCTGCACCATGCCGTCGGCGTGGGCCATGAATCGCTTGCACCCGCAGGGCCGGGCACGGGCAGCATGGCCCTGGGCGGGCGCAACTTTGGCGTGCTGCTGCCCTGGTGGGACATGCTGTTTGGCACGGCCAACTTCGAGCATCGTTATGAGCCCACGGGGGTGCGCGACCAACTCGAACCGGGGGCCGATGGCCGCTTGCGCGACTACGGCCGAGGCTTTTGGGCGCAGCAATGGCGCGGCCTGTTGCGCCTGGCGGGGCGTGGCTGA
- a CDS encoding competence/damage-inducible protein A, with the protein MTPNFGLIIVGDEILSGKRVDKHLAKVIELLAARGLALGYADYVGDDRPRITATLQRAFAASDMVFSCGGIGATPDDHTRQCAAAALNQPLELHPEAAALIRERMQDVAREQGQPYEPGRADNLHRLNMGVFPQGARIIPNPYNKIPGFSCDGPGGGMVHFVPGFPVMAWPMVEWALEHYCAQWFNRQPQTEHSVVLYGAMEATLTPLMEGIQAAHPGIKVFSLPSVDHPVHGRHVELGVKGAAALVPAAWQQMHQALHQFGAVMGPETVRHL; encoded by the coding sequence ATGACTCCCAACTTCGGCCTCATCATCGTCGGCGACGAGATCCTCTCCGGCAAGCGCGTGGACAAGCATTTGGCCAAGGTCATCGAACTGCTGGCCGCGCGCGGGCTGGCGCTGGGCTATGCCGACTATGTGGGCGACGACCGCCCGCGCATCACCGCGACGCTGCAACGGGCGTTTGCCGCGTCCGATATGGTCTTCAGCTGCGGCGGCATTGGTGCCACGCCCGACGACCACACGCGCCAGTGCGCGGCGGCGGCACTCAACCAGCCCCTGGAACTGCACCCTGAAGCAGCGGCGCTGATCCGCGAGCGCATGCAGGACGTTGCGCGCGAACAGGGCCAGCCGTATGAACCCGGGCGCGCCGACAACCTGCACCGCCTGAACATGGGGGTGTTTCCGCAAGGCGCACGCATCATTCCCAACCCTTACAACAAGATCCCGGGGTTTAGCTGCGACGGCCCCGGCGGTGGCATGGTGCATTTCGTCCCGGGCTTTCCGGTCATGGCCTGGCCCATGGTGGAGTGGGCGCTGGAGCATTACTGCGCTCAGTGGTTCAACCGCCAGCCGCAGACCGAGCACTCCGTCGTGCTATATGGCGCCATGGAGGCCACGCTCACCCCGCTCATGGAGGGCATCCAGGCGGCTCACCCCGGCATCAAGGTGTTCAGCCTGCCCAGCGTCGATCACCCGGTGCATGGCAGGCATGTCGAGTTGGGCGTGAAAGGCGCCGCAGCCCTGGTGCCTGCCGCGTGGCAGCAGATGCACCAAGCATTGCACCAGTTTGGTGCAGTGATGGGCCCCGAAACGGTGCGTCATTTGTAA